A stretch of the Filimonas lacunae genome encodes the following:
- a CDS encoding glycoside hydrolase family 43 protein: MNKSNTFIQPLLLLAMVVWHLSGAYAAPPVKQPPYSAYLFAYFTGNDKSEEQICFALSKDGYHYQALNNGQPVLSSAAISETGGVRDPHVIRSADGKAFYMVATDMVSANGWSSNRGLVLLKSTDLIHWTSSRVNIQRKYHGQEQLKRVWAPQTIYDDSAKKYLVYFSLQYGNEPDKICYAYANKDFTDLEGEPKQLFYPPDNIACIDGDIVHKGDKYYLFFKTEGSSPGIKIAVSHHLTYGYTLQNPHYVQQTKNPVEGAGTFILNDGSGYILMYDMYTSGRYQFTRTTDFETFTIMDHKVFMNFHPRHGTVMPVTTAEARRLAAHWLLPAEVITSAQHPAIQKFSTVLDTVAQQLTYRVTPGTNLSAFNPQFTAYAGVTITPAGPQDFTKGPVSYTVVTGHKKQTYRISIQ; the protein is encoded by the coding sequence ATGAATAAATCAAACACTTTTATACAACCCTTACTACTGTTGGCGATGGTCGTATGGCACCTGTCAGGTGCATACGCCGCGCCGCCGGTAAAGCAACCGCCATACTCCGCCTACCTGTTTGCGTATTTTACCGGCAATGATAAAAGCGAGGAACAGATTTGTTTTGCCCTAAGCAAAGACGGCTATCATTACCAGGCTTTAAACAATGGGCAACCTGTGCTGTCGTCTGCCGCTATCAGCGAAACAGGTGGCGTGCGCGATCCGCACGTTATACGCAGTGCAGATGGAAAAGCCTTTTATATGGTAGCAACGGATATGGTGAGCGCTAATGGCTGGAGCAGCAACAGAGGGTTGGTATTATTAAAATCTACCGACCTTATTCACTGGACCTCCTCCAGAGTAAATATCCAGCGCAAATATCATGGGCAGGAGCAATTGAAGCGGGTATGGGCTCCTCAAACCATTTACGACGACTCTGCTAAAAAGTACCTGGTTTACTTTTCGCTGCAATATGGCAACGAGCCGGATAAGATATGCTATGCCTATGCGAATAAAGATTTTACTGACCTGGAAGGTGAACCTAAGCAATTGTTTTATCCGCCGGACAACATCGCCTGTATTGATGGCGACATTGTACACAAAGGCGACAAATACTACCTGTTCTTTAAAACAGAAGGCAGTTCTCCCGGTATTAAAATTGCCGTATCCCATCATCTTACCTATGGTTATACTTTGCAAAACCCGCATTATGTGCAGCAAACCAAAAACCCGGTAGAAGGTGCCGGCACCTTTATATTGAACGATGGCAGCGGCTACATTCTCATGTACGATATGTATACCAGCGGTCGCTACCAGTTTACCAGAACCACCGATTTTGAAACGTTTACCATTATGGACCATAAGGTGTTTATGAACTTCCATCCACGCCATGGTACCGTAATGCCTGTTACAACAGCAGAAGCCCGACGTTTGGCAGCGCACTGGTTGTTACCCGCTGAGGTGATCACCTCGGCCCAACACCCGGCGATACAAAAATTCAGTACCGTTTTAGATACTGTGGCCCAACAACTTACCTACCGGGTAACACCCGGCACAAACCTCAGCGCTTTTAACCCACAGTTTACAGCATATGCAGGCGTAACCATTACACCTGCAGGCCCGCAGGATTTTACTAAAGGTCCGGTCTCCTATACAGTGGTAACAGGCCATAAAAAACAAACTTATAGAATAAGTATTCAGTAA
- a CDS encoding DUF4959 domain-containing protein: MQFIKHIFSYTMLAAALLLTAGCNKALETHKPITDDPTVPAQISKVKVTNGNGYALLEYSLPDDKHLLYVKAVYTITNGQQYEAQSSAFNNVIMVEGFADTLEHEVKLYSVSHSGVVSQPVPVKVKPLIAPIWQVYKSIQLVNAFGGYNLTAVNPERGNLSIIVTKKNVLNEYEADINQSVYTNTDSILSKVRGMDTIDYRYGFFVKDRWGNRTDTMYLNIKPLYETELPKANFSTFILPGDAPQVTNGAALQYAWDGKLGWPYTSFTDQTAGGSGPHMITFNTGALAKISRVYIRPFPEGVRYYYLSTMKRFEIYGSASPSLSGALDNSWVLLGTYTVTKPSGLAYGTDDSNDQATASAGFNWEVDVTAPKVKYIRIRCLENFAGGTNQSINELAVYGDPR, translated from the coding sequence ATGCAATTCATTAAACATATATTTTCCTATACAATGCTTGCCGCCGCCCTGCTGTTAACAGCAGGCTGCAACAAAGCCCTGGAAACGCACAAACCCATAACAGACGACCCTACCGTGCCTGCACAGATAAGCAAAGTGAAGGTTACCAACGGTAACGGTTATGCCCTGTTGGAATATTCCCTGCCCGACGACAAGCACCTGCTGTATGTAAAAGCAGTGTACACCATCACCAACGGGCAACAATACGAGGCACAGTCTTCGGCTTTTAACAACGTTATCATGGTAGAAGGTTTTGCCGACACCCTGGAACACGAAGTAAAACTCTATTCGGTAAGTCATTCCGGTGTGGTTTCTCAACCCGTTCCTGTGAAGGTAAAACCGCTTATAGCGCCTATCTGGCAGGTATATAAAAGTATACAACTGGTGAACGCTTTTGGTGGCTATAACCTCACTGCTGTTAATCCGGAACGCGGCAACCTATCCATTATCGTAACCAAAAAAAATGTACTCAATGAATACGAAGCCGATATTAACCAAAGCGTATACACTAACACCGACAGTATATTAAGTAAAGTGCGTGGAATGGACACCATTGATTACAGGTATGGCTTTTTTGTAAAAGACCGCTGGGGCAACCGAACCGACACTATGTACCTGAATATAAAACCCCTGTATGAAACAGAACTGCCCAAGGCCAATTTCAGCACTTTTATATTGCCGGGCGATGCGCCACAGGTAACCAATGGCGCTGCGTTGCAATATGCCTGGGATGGTAAGCTGGGCTGGCCCTACACCAGCTTTACCGATCAAACAGCCGGCGGCAGCGGCCCCCATATGATCACTTTCAACACAGGTGCTTTGGCTAAAATAAGCCGTGTATATATCAGGCCTTTCCCCGAAGGTGTTCGCTACTATTACCTCAGTACGATGAAGCGCTTTGAGATATACGGCTCGGCTTCACCCTCATTAAGTGGTGCGCTGGATAACAGCTGGGTACTATTAGGCACTTACACGGTTACCAAACCTTCGGGGCTTGCTTATGGCACAGACGACAGCAACGACCAGGCCACAGCTTCGGCCGGTTTTAACTGGGAAGTGGATGTTACCGCCCCCAAGGTGAAGTATATCCGCATTCGCTGCCTGGAAAACTTTGCGGGTGGTACCAACCAAAGCATTAATGAGCTGGCAGTGTATGGCGATCCGCGTTAA
- a CDS encoding DUF4998 domain-containing protein, with the protein MNRNIIIFFLLLLTVAVASCSKWDEYKQYTENGETRYVGKMDLVETFSGRLRIKMTALLPADPRITKTKITWNFGNDSVVFPISKGSGADTFKQIINITEGVVSFNIVNYDAEGNRSMTETVSGTSYGSKYESGLTNRPITRAELLPNGTTEVVWDSFDSTSGAKGAWLIYTTTGNKADSVYVPIRTTGTTTIPNLKLGTLLTERTLYLPTSTCIDTFYAAAQTIPVKSDVTSLYLSNTGPGFQRGTYDGNRWGTLGTPWNTNAAAKNKSGYGGYSADEGGVINWETWNNSPVIDGIVYQVTSAPLPAGTYTVSFTEYSEIQANSSVYCVAAAGSNGIPVLANLTTALGSVALYNGATIGATSPSQSDTRSFSFTISAPQYVSLGFLGNIVGSGNPGSYFQVKKIQLYSN; encoded by the coding sequence ATGAACAGGAATATTATTATATTTTTTCTATTGCTGCTGACAGTAGCCGTAGCATCCTGCAGCAAGTGGGATGAATACAAGCAATACACGGAAAATGGAGAAACCCGCTATGTGGGCAAAATGGACCTTGTAGAAACTTTTTCAGGTCGCCTGCGCATTAAAATGACGGCGCTGTTGCCTGCCGACCCACGCATTACCAAAACAAAGATCACCTGGAATTTTGGCAACGACTCTGTTGTTTTTCCCATTAGTAAAGGATCAGGGGCAGACACTTTTAAGCAGATCATCAACATAACAGAAGGCGTTGTAAGCTTTAACATTGTCAACTACGATGCAGAAGGAAACAGATCCATGACCGAGACGGTTTCCGGCACATCCTATGGATCTAAATATGAAAGCGGGCTTACCAACCGCCCCATTACACGCGCCGAGCTATTGCCTAACGGCACTACAGAAGTAGTGTGGGATAGTTTCGACTCCACTTCCGGTGCTAAAGGCGCCTGGCTGATATATACCACTACCGGCAACAAAGCCGATTCGGTATATGTGCCCATCCGCACTACAGGCACCACAACTATCCCCAATTTAAAACTGGGCACCTTGTTAACAGAACGAACGCTCTATTTACCCACCTCTACGTGCATAGATACTTTTTACGCCGCTGCCCAAACCATTCCGGTAAAATCGGATGTAACCAGCCTGTACCTGTCAAACACCGGCCCCGGCTTTCAGCGGGGCACTTACGATGGCAACAGATGGGGCACCCTGGGTACACCCTGGAATACCAATGCGGCAGCTAAAAACAAAAGTGGTTATGGAGGCTATTCCGCTGATGAAGGCGGTGTCATTAACTGGGAAACCTGGAACAATTCCCCTGTTATTGATGGTATTGTATACCAGGTAACGTCTGCCCCTTTACCTGCAGGCACATACACCGTTTCCTTTACAGAATACTCCGAAATTCAGGCCAACTCATCTGTGTACTGCGTTGCGGCTGCCGGCAGCAATGGCATTCCTGTATTGGCCAATTTAACCACAGCGCTTGGTTCTGTGGCCTTGTATAACGGAGCCACCATTGGTGCTACATCGCCCAGCCAATCAGATACACGTAGTTTTTCTTTTACCATCTCCGCGCCCCAGTATGTATCTCTCGGCTTCCTCGGCAACATAGTAGGCAGTGGTAATCCGGGCAGTTATTTCCAGGTAAAGAAAATCCAATTGTATAGTAATTAA
- a CDS encoding RagB/SusD family nutrient uptake outer membrane protein, translating to MKKNQWKPGTVVIGIAVVISSLLGSSCKKYLDVVPDDISTIDNAFKLRVEAEKYLFTCYSYLPKNGDGWFNASLTSADEIWYAQNDQTNWHPAFMIAEGIQNVANPLFNEWRGDLKGGDGRYNYLRIWTAVRNCNIFLENMQNPAKVPDISAAERSRWIGEGLFLKAFYHFYMMRMYGPVPLINDNVPVDADLTTSYVKRAPVDECVSSISAWLDSATARLPERIVNQNTELGRITKTIALSVKARLLIMAASPLFNGNADYAGFKDKEGKALFNPTFDASKWVKARDAVKAAIESAEANNFSLYTYTNDVYGLSDATKTQLNIRNAVTQRWGQECVWGNSQSYFVNEALCMPPTERGSNASRFQLQGVWAAPIKIAKLFYTANGVPIEEDKTLSFNSYDQLRTATSADKYNIEPGFVTARINFDREPRFYADLGFDGGIWYMRDGNSTGSDVGTFYLKTKNSEKAGFGHYQNWNETGYFIKKLVSWESTTNGQSSPVWRQYPWPEVRLADLYLLYAEAENEVNGGSATAITYLDKIRTRAGLKGVAASWSTYSNNPTKYTTQAGLRAIIHRERTIEMMFEGQRRWDLCRWKEAADELSKDITGWSIQGKTDATFYKERYIFSQRFIAPRDYFWPIGNYDTRRNPNLVENPGW from the coding sequence ATGAAAAAGAATCAATGGAAACCAGGTACAGTTGTTATAGGCATTGCTGTGGTTATCAGCAGCCTTTTAGGCAGCTCGTGTAAAAAATACCTGGATGTGGTGCCGGATGATATATCCACCATAGACAACGCTTTTAAGCTTCGGGTAGAAGCTGAGAAATATTTATTTACCTGTTATTCTTATTTGCCCAAAAACGGCGATGGCTGGTTTAACGCGAGCCTTACCAGTGCAGATGAAATATGGTATGCACAAAACGATCAAACCAACTGGCATCCTGCTTTTATGATAGCCGAAGGAATACAGAATGTAGCCAATCCGCTCTTCAACGAATGGCGGGGCGATTTAAAAGGGGGCGACGGACGCTATAACTATTTAAGGATATGGACAGCGGTACGTAACTGCAATATCTTTTTAGAGAACATGCAAAACCCGGCGAAAGTACCCGACATATCTGCTGCCGAACGTTCGCGCTGGATAGGCGAAGGATTGTTTCTGAAAGCCTTTTATCATTTTTATATGATGCGCATGTATGGCCCTGTTCCATTGATCAATGATAACGTGCCGGTAGATGCCGATCTTACTACCTCTTACGTGAAAAGAGCCCCGGTAGACGAATGCGTTAGCAGCATTTCGGCCTGGCTGGATAGCGCCACTGCCCGGTTGCCCGAACGTATTGTAAACCAGAACACCGAACTGGGCCGCATTACCAAAACCATTGCCCTGTCGGTAAAAGCAAGATTACTGATCATGGCTGCCAGCCCGCTGTTCAATGGCAACGCCGATTATGCCGGCTTTAAAGACAAAGAAGGGAAAGCCCTGTTTAACCCTACATTCGATGCCAGTAAATGGGTAAAAGCAAGAGATGCTGTGAAAGCCGCCATAGAATCGGCCGAAGCCAATAACTTTTCATTATACACCTACACCAACGATGTGTATGGTTTAAGCGATGCCACTAAAACACAACTGAACATTCGCAATGCCGTTACCCAGCGCTGGGGACAGGAATGTGTGTGGGGTAATTCACAATCGTATTTTGTCAATGAAGCCTTATGTATGCCGCCAACGGAGCGTGGCTCTAATGCCAGTCGCTTTCAACTACAGGGAGTGTGGGCTGCCCCTATTAAAATTGCAAAGCTTTTTTATACCGCTAACGGAGTGCCTATAGAAGAAGACAAAACCCTCAGCTTTAACAGCTATGACCAGCTGCGTACCGCCACCAGCGCTGATAAGTACAATATAGAACCCGGCTTTGTTACTGCCCGTATTAATTTTGACCGGGAGCCCCGCTTTTATGCCGATTTGGGCTTTGATGGTGGTATCTGGTATATGCGTGACGGCAACAGCACGGGCAGCGATGTAGGCACCTTTTACCTTAAAACCAAGAACTCGGAAAAAGCAGGCTTTGGCCACTATCAGAACTGGAACGAAACCGGCTACTTTATTAAAAAACTGGTAAGCTGGGAATCTACCACCAATGGGCAATCCAGCCCTGTATGGCGTCAGTATCCCTGGCCCGAAGTACGATTAGCCGATTTGTATCTGCTGTATGCAGAAGCAGAAAATGAAGTGAATGGCGGCTCGGCCACTGCTATCACCTACCTGGATAAAATAAGAACCCGCGCCGGATTAAAAGGTGTGGCAGCATCGTGGAGCACATATTCTAACAACCCCACCAAGTATACCACCCAGGCAGGTTTAAGGGCTATTATTCACCGCGAGCGCACCATTGAAATGATGTTTGAAGGCCAGCGCCGTTGGGATCTGTGCCGCTGGAAAGAAGCCGCGGACGAACTAAGCAAAGACATTACCGGCTGGAGCATTCAGGGTAAAACAGATGCCACTTTTTATAAAGAACGCTACATATTCAGCCAGCGTTTTATAGCGCCCCGGGATTATTTCTGGCCTATTGGCAACTACGATACCCGGCGCAACCCTAACCTGGTAGAAAACCCGGGCTGGTAA